One uncultured Caproiciproducens sp. DNA segment encodes these proteins:
- a CDS encoding YafY family protein translates to MKVDRLVSIIMILLDKERMGAQELADMFEVSPRTIYRDIDAINMAGIPVRSTSGVGGGFEIMQKYKIDRKVFSTADLSAILMGLSSLSNMIRGDELVNALAKVKSFIPADRAKDIELKVNQICIDLSPWMGNRNIQPYLDIIKTALQENRLISFEYVALHGNKTIRTVEPYLLVLKSGHWYFQGYCHKRSNYRLFKLSRMSNLQIQEEFFTPRDYQKPQLEFADILATMQIKIKIRIHKSIMDRVLDYCHCEDFSPDGDEYYIVSFPFIENEYHYDILFSFGDKCECLEPLHIRAEMKRRIHDIAALYEN, encoded by the coding sequence ATGAAAGTAGACAGGCTTGTTAGCATTATTATGATACTCCTTGATAAAGAGCGAATGGGCGCACAGGAGTTAGCAGATATGTTTGAAGTTTCACCCCGCACAATCTACCGCGACATAGACGCTATCAACATGGCGGGCATTCCTGTTCGCTCAACATCGGGAGTGGGCGGCGGCTTTGAAATTATGCAGAAATACAAAATTGATAGAAAGGTTTTTTCAACTGCCGATCTTTCCGCTATCTTGATGGGACTTTCCAGTCTTTCCAATATGATACGAGGTGATGAACTGGTAAACGCCCTTGCGAAAGTCAAGAGTTTTATCCCTGCTGACAGAGCAAAAGACATTGAATTAAAAGTGAATCAAATATGTATAGATTTAAGTCCGTGGATGGGTAACAGGAACATACAACCATATTTAGATATTATCAAAACAGCTCTACAGGAAAACAGGCTGATTTCGTTTGAATATGTAGCCCTTCATGGAAATAAAACCATACGAACAGTCGAGCCGTACCTGCTTGTATTGAAAAGCGGTCATTGGTATTTTCAAGGGTATTGCCACAAAAGAAGTAATTATCGCTTATTTAAACTATCCCGCATGTCAAACTTACAAATACAAGAGGAATTTTTTACGCCACGAGATTATCAAAAACCGCAGTTAGAATTTGCTGATATATTGGCAACCATGCAAATAAAAATTAAAATTCGTATTCATAAATCTATCATGGATAGGGTACTTGATTATTGCCACTGTGAAGATTTTTCACCAGATGGCGACGAGTATTACATTGTCAGTTTTCCGTTCATAGAGAATGAATACCACTACGATATTCTTTTCAGTTTTGGGGATAAATGTGAGTGTTTAGAGCCGTTACATATCCGCGCAGAAATGAAGCGTAGAATACATGATATAGCTGCCTTATACGAAAACTAG
- a CDS encoding type 1 glutamine amidotransferase family protein produces the protein MFTIYVYVLDTLADWELGYVTSELNSGRFFKKDAQRVSLKTVSASKEPIRTMGGLTIAPDCLIDDMVVSETSVLILPGATTWNDPKHSAIIEKAGKFLSKGATVCAICGATAALASFGLLDNRPHTSNGLGFLEMVAPGYKGQSFYVDQPSVADHNLITADSAGALLWAKQIIGHLGVFQSDTLEVWYEYFSTGKPDRFFALMQTLPSSNEN, from the coding sequence ATGTTTACAATCTATGTTTACGTTCTTGATACTTTAGCCGACTGGGAACTGGGGTATGTTACTTCGGAGCTGAATTCCGGTCGATTTTTCAAAAAGGACGCGCAGCGGGTATCGCTCAAAACGGTCAGTGCTTCCAAAGAGCCGATCAGGACAATGGGTGGGCTGACAATCGCGCCCGATTGCTTGATCGATGATATGGTTGTGAGCGAAACAAGCGTGCTGATATTACCGGGCGCAACTACATGGAACGACCCGAAGCATAGCGCGATCATCGAAAAAGCAGGAAAATTTCTTTCTAAAGGCGCGACGGTGTGCGCAATCTGCGGGGCTACCGCTGCGCTTGCCAGCTTCGGGCTGTTGGATAACCGCCCGCATACCAGTAACGGGCTGGGATTTCTTGAAATGGTTGCTCCCGGTTATAAAGGGCAAAGCTTTTATGTAGACCAGCCCTCTGTGGCGGATCATAACCTGATTACGGCAGACTCCGCCGGAGCTTTGCTGTGGGCGAAACAAATCATCGGACATTTAGGTGTTTTTCAGTCAGACACACTGGAAGTCTGGTATGAATATTTCAGTACCGGGAAGCCAGACCGTTTCTTTGCCCTCATGCAAACTTTGCCGTCTAGCAATGAAAACTGA
- a CDS encoding type II toxin-antitoxin system RelE/ParE family toxin: MAICKIEILAPAWRELDEIASYHLLVVGKISAKKITDRILGALERLEEFPLSCPYIPDAELKSQEYRMLVCDKYVCIYRVIGDIVYVYHIAHGATEYGKLLK, from the coding sequence ATGGCGATATGTAAAATAGAAATACTTGCGCCTGCTTGGAGAGAGCTTGATGAAATAGCAAGTTATCATTTATTAGTAGTTGGAAAAATCTCAGCAAAGAAGATAACGGATAGAATACTCGGCGCATTGGAACGACTTGAAGAGTTTCCTTTATCTTGTCCTTATATACCGGACGCAGAGCTGAAAAGCCAAGAATACAGAATGCTAGTCTGCGATAAATATGTGTGTATTTATCGAGTGATCGGCGACATAGTATATGTATATCACATCGCTCATGGCGCGACAGAATATGGAAAACTGTTAAAGTAA
- a CDS encoding type II toxin-antitoxin system prevent-host-death family antitoxin has translation MIIKSSTTLRNDYGIISSLAHEVEEPIYITKNGEGDIVVMSIEAFEKREQILKLRSKVMFAEESRLSGEPTVSLREARKRIEEKYNGDM, from the coding sequence ATGATCATTAAATCTTCAACTACGCTAAGAAATGACTATGGAATAATATCTTCGCTTGCTCATGAGGTGGAAGAGCCTATTTATATCACAAAAAATGGTGAGGGTGATATCGTCGTTATGAGCATAGAAGCTTTTGAAAAAAGGGAGCAAATATTGAAATTGCGCTCTAAAGTAATGTTTGCTGAAGAATCAAGATTGTCAGGCGAACCAACTGTCTCATTGAGAGAAGCGCGAAAACGCATTGAGGAAAAGTATAATGGCGATATGTAA
- a CDS encoding type II toxin-antitoxin system Phd/YefM family antitoxin, protein MQINTKNLVSISEANQNFSRVARLVDENGAAVILKNNSPRYVILEYSQFQNEEFADDASVLEIGKSIVKRNLKAFQGLDK, encoded by the coding sequence ATGCAAATTAATACAAAAAACTTGGTGTCTATTTCGGAAGCCAACCAGAACTTTTCTCGGGTAGCAAGACTTGTTGATGAAAATGGAGCAGCAGTCATTTTGAAAAACAACTCTCCCCGATATGTCATTTTGGAATACAGTCAATTTCAAAATGAGGAATTTGCAGATGATGCATCGGTGTTGGAAATTGGTAAATCCATTGTAAAGCGGAATTTGAAGGCCTTTCAAGGATTAGACAAATGA
- a CDS encoding major tail protein: MATVGFDKLYYSKITESTDGTETYATPVLLAKAIKCDLSIDLAEATLYADDAAQTVVKEFKSGKLSLGVDNIGPSVAENLTGAVLDTNGVLVSASEDGGKPVAIGFRAKKANGKYRYFWLYRVVFGVPVTNLETKGDSIKFATPTIEGTITQRNKVDGNGKHPWKTEVNEDDSGVLAAIISSWFTTVYEPDYTSGT; the protein is encoded by the coding sequence ATGGCAACTGTTGGATTTGATAAGCTGTATTACTCAAAAATCACGGAATCGACAGACGGCACGGAAACCTACGCCACGCCGGTTTTACTCGCCAAGGCAATCAAATGCGATCTGTCCATCGACCTTGCAGAAGCGACGCTGTATGCCGACGACGCGGCGCAGACCGTCGTGAAAGAGTTCAAGTCAGGGAAACTGTCACTGGGCGTAGACAATATTGGCCCGTCGGTGGCGGAAAACTTAACCGGAGCGGTACTGGATACGAACGGCGTTCTTGTTTCCGCAAGCGAGGACGGCGGTAAGCCCGTTGCAATCGGATTTCGTGCAAAAAAGGCAAACGGAAAATACCGATATTTCTGGCTTTACCGTGTGGTGTTCGGCGTCCCCGTGACGAATCTGGAAACAAAGGGCGACAGCATAAAATTCGCTACACCAACCATCGAAGGCACGATTACACAGCGCAATAAAGTGGACGGCAACGGGAAGCATCCCTGGAAAACGGAAGTCAACGAGGACGATTCCGGCGTTTTGGCGGCGATCATTTCCTCTTGGTTCACCACTGTTTACGAGCCGGATTACACTTCGGGGACATAA
- a CDS encoding HK97 gp10 family phage protein, translated as MGRCSFKMPDEFLLKVSRLAEQTDVIIPKVLEAGGSVVLEKVKSNLASVIGKGTKTESRSTGELLSALGVTDARQDRDGNYNVKVGFAEPRSDGVSNAKIAAVLEYGKHGQPAKPFLKPAKSASRKACIAAMAAKLDEKIEGL; from the coding sequence ATGGGACGCTGTTCATTTAAAATGCCGGATGAATTTCTTTTGAAAGTTTCCCGGCTGGCTGAGCAGACCGACGTGATCATTCCAAAAGTACTGGAAGCAGGCGGCAGTGTAGTGCTTGAAAAGGTGAAAAGCAACCTTGCTTCCGTGATTGGAAAAGGCACGAAAACCGAAAGCCGCTCCACAGGCGAACTGTTATCCGCACTCGGCGTCACAGATGCCCGTCAGGACCGGGACGGAAACTACAATGTGAAAGTTGGGTTTGCGGAGCCTCGTTCTGATGGAGTGAGCAACGCCAAAATTGCCGCTGTTCTGGAATACGGCAAACACGGTCAGCCCGCAAAGCCTTTTTTGAAGCCCGCTAAATCCGCTTCACGGAAAGCCTGCATTGCGGCGATGGCTGCCAAACTGGACGAGAAAATCGAGGGCTTATGA
- a CDS encoding head-tail adaptor protein, translated as MSFGKMNTFIDIISTAPTKDDEGFITEGDTILASVRAYKEDRHGNERWANMAAFSTASAMFQFCKIPGVEISTSLFISCAAGRYRILSAEDVRGRGMYLEVLAEKLEPSVR; from the coding sequence ATGAGCTTTGGCAAAATGAACACCTTCATCGATATCATTAGCACCGCCCCCACCAAGGACGATGAAGGTTTTATTACTGAGGGCGATACAATTCTTGCTTCCGTGCGGGCATATAAGGAAGACCGGCACGGAAATGAGCGCTGGGCCAATATGGCGGCGTTCTCCACGGCTTCGGCAATGTTTCAGTTTTGCAAGATTCCGGGCGTAGAAATTTCTACGTCCCTTTTCATTTCCTGTGCAGCCGGCCGGTACCGGATTCTCAGTGCAGAAGATGTCCGGGGCCGCGGAATGTATCTTGAGGTTCTGGCCGAAAAGCTGGAACCGTCTGTGAGGTGA
- a CDS encoding VOC family protein: MITGVCLGNVAIDCKDARKLQDFYAELLGWEKCEKYDCPAVSSQNGIVLLFMQADDFDYIRPVWPEQPGKQQKQMHFDFQVDELPIAVKQAEAIGAVKAESQYGGDDWVTMFDPEPFV; encoded by the coding sequence ATGATTACAGGTGTTTGTTTGGGCAACGTTGCAATTGACTGCAAAGATGCACGGAAACTTCAAGATTTTTACGCTGAACTTCTCGGTTGGGAAAAGTGTGAAAAGTATGACTGTCCCGCAGTGAGCAGTCAAAACGGTATTGTGCTTTTGTTTATGCAGGCGGATGATTTCGATTATATACGACCCGTATGGCCGGAGCAGCCCGGAAAACAGCAAAAGCAGATGCACTTTGATTTTCAGGTTGACGAGTTACCAATCGCAGTAAAGCAGGCGGAAGCAATCGGCGCAGTCAAAGCAGAGAGTCAGTATGGCGGCGACGATTGGGTAACCATGTTCGATCCCGAGCCTTTCGTGTGA
- a CDS encoding GyrI-like domain-containing protein, protein MENPTAELIPTQRIAYIRHTGAYGPENRETMECLKQWSRENGLFHGLAVIYAIAWDNPMTTAPEKCRYDVCIKLDDNFTVDGSVSEGTFEQGWYAVFTISHTAEAIQQAWQCIFQKAQEAGYQIDENRVVVERYRQELVDNHFCELCVPIIK, encoded by the coding sequence ATGGAAAATCCGACGGCTGAATTGATTCCAACACAACGAATTGCGTATATACGTCATACCGGTGCTTACGGTCCTGAAAATCGAGAAACCATGGAGTGTTTAAAACAATGGTCACGGGAGAATGGACTCTTTCACGGCTTGGCGGTGATTTACGCCATTGCCTGGGATAACCCGATGACGACCGCACCGGAAAAGTGCCGATATGACGTATGCATAAAACTGGACGATAACTTTACGGTAGACGGAAGCGTTAGTGAAGGCACTTTTGAGCAGGGCTGGTATGCTGTTTTTACGATCTCTCATACGGCAGAAGCCATACAGCAGGCATGGCAGTGCATTTTTCAGAAAGCTCAGGAAGCAGGCTACCAAATTGACGAAAATAGAGTTGTTGTAGAACGATATCGTCAGGAACTCGTAGATAATCATTTTTGTGAATTGTGTGTTCCGATTATAAAATAA
- a CDS encoding DUF5049 domain-containing protein, which produces MKPIPLAVNEIVREQILTIRASGVTNMFDSKRVQCEANKCGFYELVIYLAEHPSEYSHFILTGEDEKRF; this is translated from the coding sequence ATGAAGCCTATCCCGCTGGCTGTGAATGAAATAGTGAGAGAACAAATTCTCACTATCCGCGCCAGTGGTGTCACGAACATGTTTGATAGTAAACGCGTCCAATGCGAGGCCAACAAATGTGGATTTTATGAACTAGTGATTTACTTGGCGGAGCATCCGTCTGAATACAGCCATTTTATTTTGACTGGAGAAGATGAAAAAAGATTTTAA
- a CDS encoding DUF4314 domain-containing protein: MNNFPSKEAVERLRREYPAGTRVELIAMDDPYTKLKPGDLATVRGVDDAGSILCEWDTGSSLSLIPEADKLRIV, encoded by the coding sequence ATGAATAACTTTCCCTCAAAAGAAGCGGTCGAGCGACTCCGGCGGGAATACCCCGCCGGAACGCGGGTGGAGCTGATTGCCATGGATGACCCTTACACCAAACTCAAACCCGGTGACCTCGCCACAGTTCGCGGCGTGGATGATGCCGGAAGCATCCTGTGCGAGTGGGATACCGGCTCCTCGTTAAGCCTTATTCCTGAAGCGGATAAATTAAGGATTGTGTAA
- a CDS encoding serine/threonine-protein kinase: MEKGKILFDKWLVENAFPETGQGETGIVRNTTLEKDCRYVIKILKSKENSERKERFKQEIRILQKLDLSPEIPAIMESSLDIANPYYVMEYIEGRTLTDTVNSQKSKCFDDILIACMNLIQIMDYYHRQGLIHRDIKPDNIICRNSKLKEVSLVDFGIAYDENFDNQITRKNDELGNRFLSLPELKIGDKQDFRSDITLCVAILFFMITGNSPKQLSDSDGYMPHQRFENVLKMQWIGSERLKIINLIFNKGFSFKIDQRFQNLHDLVFALNLFNIFQEDENISKQYKLKTLSFTGETMSNLFRNSYFRDTQEIERLKKFNNMNIYLGNAHLIDKGDRWYIRSESDLWLYKKIKDSVNCNDIGNLYISKNQKLKNHFAISKEIDNELTAKIHFINDSILFTDFRLSCKNIQIEIEITSVIEILEKIETDNIIVFSKTLYTKDILTICNQGNIVVYRNNVINETIEMQDFTNDGLWEASYNGKYIYHNGEKNRLFYVKENNQYIKSDIMAEWIALWDDFKFLNAGNRAIFMSENKIYVYDFDNNKIVDYINIKLGKFIFEKFDQIEFVDVNDRFCIVNNNKKKLKINLYDVPNRVEVLCRSEFMTVCPKYIYNYNRNCLINCYDELNPPLIDYENVDNIKFAIGDYWLGIENDNKARILIIDNKRKIHLTYVEINEVVQLQAIGNNMFYYIDKKNVLFICKIK; this comes from the coding sequence ATGGAAAAAGGTAAAATATTATTTGATAAATGGCTAGTTGAAAATGCTTTTCCTGAAACTGGACAAGGTGAAACAGGAATAGTTAGAAATACAACTCTTGAAAAAGATTGTAGGTATGTAATAAAAATATTAAAGAGCAAAGAGAATTCTGAAAGGAAAGAAAGGTTCAAACAAGAGATCAGAATATTACAGAAATTAGACTTATCACCTGAAATTCCTGCTATCATGGAAAGCTCTCTTGATATTGCTAACCCTTATTATGTAATGGAATACATAGAGGGGCGTACATTAACAGATACGGTAAATTCTCAAAAAAGTAAATGCTTTGATGATATTTTAATAGCATGTATGAATCTCATACAAATAATGGATTATTATCATAGGCAGGGTTTAATTCATAGAGATATAAAGCCTGATAATATAATTTGCAGAAATAGCAAGTTAAAAGAAGTATCATTGGTCGATTTTGGTATAGCATATGATGAAAATTTTGATAATCAAATTACGCGAAAGAATGATGAATTGGGTAATAGATTTTTATCTTTACCTGAACTTAAAATTGGAGACAAACAAGATTTTCGATCAGATATTACTCTATGTGTGGCTATCTTATTTTTTATGATAACTGGGAATAGTCCAAAACAGCTATCTGATAGTGATGGTTATATGCCACACCAAAGATTTGAAAATGTTTTAAAGATGCAGTGGATTGGTTCAGAAAGGCTTAAAATTATAAACTTAATTTTTAATAAAGGATTTTCCTTTAAAATAGATCAAAGATTCCAAAATTTGCATGATCTCGTTTTTGCTTTAAATTTGTTTAATATTTTCCAAGAGGATGAAAATATAAGTAAACAATATAAATTAAAAACTTTGTCGTTTACAGGAGAAACGATGTCAAATCTATTCCGAAATTCATATTTTAGAGACACTCAAGAGATAGAAAGATTAAAAAAGTTTAATAATATGAATATATATTTAGGAAATGCGCATTTAATAGATAAAGGTGATAGATGGTATATTCGTTCTGAATCCGATTTGTGGCTGTATAAAAAAATAAAAGATTCTGTTAATTGCAATGACATTGGAAATTTGTATATAAGCAAGAATCAAAAATTAAAAAATCATTTTGCTATTTCAAAAGAAATAGATAATGAACTAACTGCAAAAATACATTTTATAAATGATAGTATTCTTTTTACTGATTTTAGGCTGAGCTGTAAAAATATTCAAATTGAAATAGAAATAACTTCGGTAATAGAGATTTTAGAAAAAATTGAAACTGACAATATTATTGTCTTTTCGAAAACTTTATATACAAAAGATATATTGACTATTTGTAATCAGGGAAATATAGTTGTATATAGAAATAATGTAATAAATGAAACAATTGAAATGCAAGATTTTACAAATGATGGCTTATGGGAAGCGTCGTATAATGGTAAATACATATATCACAATGGAGAAAAGAACCGTTTGTTTTATGTAAAAGAAAATAATCAATATATCAAATCTGATATCATGGCGGAATGGATTGCTTTATGGGATGATTTTAAATTTTTAAATGCTGGTAACAGAGCGATATTTATGTCTGAAAATAAAATATATGTTTATGATTTTGATAATAACAAAATTGTCGATTATATAAACATAAAATTGGGTAAGTTTATATTTGAAAAATTTGATCAAATTGAATTTGTAGATGTAAATGACAGATTTTGTATAGTAAATAATAATAAAAAAAAATTGAAAATTAATTTATATGATGTTCCTAACAGAGTGGAAGTTTTATGTCGTTCAGAGTTTATGACAGTATGTCCTAAATATATATATAATTATAATAGAAATTGTCTTATCAACTGTTATGATGAGTTAAATCCGCCATTAATTGATTATGAGAATGTGGATAATATAAAATTTGCTATAGGAGATTATTGGCTAGGAATTGAAAATGATAATAAAGCACGTATTTTAATAATCGATAATAAGCGAAAAATACATCTTACATATGTAGAAATTAATGAAGTAGTTCAACTACAAGCTATAGGAAATAATATGTTTTATTATATTGATAAAAAGAATGTTTTATTTATATGTAAAATTAAGTAA
- a CDS encoding recombinase family protein, whose product MTLGAIAAHLTEDGILSEQGNVVWNLSSVRQILTNEKFKGDTLFQKTYNTDHLTKKRADNNGELPQYYIEDSHPAIIDKDTWECVRLELERQEQYCHAHRIGKYHNHNKENPLSARITCSVCGSTYMLLKSKRIGEEDRKYWRCSSFCGKHVTEVSGRTFTPPPMALWSKDTDSRAARYRAKHRKMSAERQMLCTDIQIPADAPEKAFVKAWNLLVSHRLRYVASFHRTATTSLDILVRYRANEMIRMLSEVGRIEMFDYELSLQILDHIEVTPDGKLAVIFLAGTKITCSIL is encoded by the coding sequence ATGACGCTTGGGGCAATCGCAGCTCATCTTACGGAAGACGGTATATTATCCGAACAAGGAAATGTCGTCTGGAATCTGAGCAGTGTAAGACAAATCCTCACAAATGAAAAGTTCAAGGGGGATACGCTGTTTCAGAAAACCTATAACACAGACCATCTGACGAAAAAGCGTGCGGACAACAATGGAGAGCTGCCACAATACTATATTGAGGACAGCCATCCCGCAATTATAGATAAGGATACATGGGAATGCGTCCGGCTGGAACTTGAGCGGCAAGAGCAGTATTGCCATGCCCACCGCATCGGCAAGTATCATAACCATAACAAAGAAAACCCGCTTTCGGCAAGAATTACTTGCTCGGTCTGCGGGTCTACATATATGCTTTTGAAATCAAAGCGGATCGGTGAGGAAGACCGGAAATACTGGCGATGCAGCAGCTTCTGCGGCAAGCACGTAACGGAGGTTTCTGGGCGAACCTTCACGCCGCCGCCAATGGCGCTGTGGAGCAAGGATACGGACAGCCGAGCGGCGCGCTACCGGGCAAAACACCGCAAGATGTCCGCCGAGCGGCAGATGCTCTGCACAGATATTCAGATTCCCGCCGACGCGCCGGAGAAGGCTTTTGTGAAAGCGTGGAACCTGCTTGTTAGCCACCGCCTGCGGTACGTCGCCAGCTTTCATCGCACCGCGACGACAAGTCTTGATATTCTGGTGCGTTACCGGGCGAACGAGATGATTCGGATGCTTTCAGAGGTAGGCCGGATTGAGATGTTTGATTATGAATTATCTCTTCAAATCCTCGACCATATCGAGGTCACACCAGATGGAAAGCTCGCGGTGATCTTTTTGGCTGGGACGAAAATTACTTGTTCAATATTGTGA
- a CDS encoding RHS repeat-associated core domain-containing protein encodes MNWGNTTAVKTYAYTTGTLGTATDSIVYYYSNTNWKDLLTSYDGQNITYDTIGNPLTYRDGMNFTWEGHQLKTAVANGKDLSYTYNDDGIRTSKTVNDVTKNYFLDGSTILAQQTGSDVLWFLYESDGTRVGFTYNGTAYYYTKNAQGDVTGIADSDYNTVVEYTYDAWGKLLSTTGTMADTIGVQNPFLYRGYYYDIETGLYYLNSRYYDPQTGRMINADSLDTLTASPTSATDKNLFSYCDNDPVNRADDEGGFWHLIAGAAIGALIGGVSQIISNKVTGKSWDDGLLIAMGTGALSGVLAASGVGLVGIIAGNAAISMAGNAANQIVSNKGLSNFNAGDMALDGVVGGASGALGGAGKGSKNLMNLGKQTVKRTVNTLEHSGVKAAVKNLPKVASYYAKSSNYFYTDLRASFKKDLIMSSMSSISTSDKVKQQYQSMLGW; translated from the coding sequence ATGAATTGGGGGAACACTACGGCGGTGAAAACTTATGCCTACACGACAGGCACGCTGGGAACGGCGACCGACAGCATTGTTTATTACTATAGCAATACAAACTGGAAGGATTTGCTGACCAGCTACGACGGGCAGAACATCACCTATGACACAATCGGGAACCCGCTTACCTACCGAGACGGAATGAACTTCACTTGGGAAGGCCATCAGTTAAAAACAGCCGTTGCAAACGGCAAAGACCTGAGCTATACTTACAACGATGACGGGATTCGCACGAGCAAAACCGTTAATGACGTAACCAAAAATTATTTCCTCGACGGCAGTACAATTCTTGCCCAGCAAACCGGCAGTGATGTGCTTTGGTTCCTGTATGAAAGCGACGGCACAAGAGTAGGTTTTACCTACAACGGAACAGCCTACTATTACACAAAGAATGCACAGGGTGATGTGACCGGCATTGCTGACAGCGACTACAACACAGTTGTGGAATACACCTATGACGCGTGGGGCAAGCTTTTAAGCACCACAGGTACAATGGCTGATACTATCGGCGTACAAAATCCGTTCCTCTATCGTGGTTACTATTATGATATTGAAACAGGCCTTTACTACCTCAACAGCAGATATTATGACCCGCAGACGGGTCGTATGATAAATGCGGACAGCCTTGACACCTTAACCGCAAGTCCGACTTCCGCAACTGACAAAAATCTTTTTAGTTATTGTGATAATGATCCCGTCAATCGTGCAGATGATGAAGGTGGATTCTGGCATCTAATTGCAGGTGCTGCTATTGGAGCGCTTATAGGCGGAGTAAGTCAGATTATTTCCAATAAGGTTACAGGTAAAAGCTGGGATGACGGACTGTTGATAGCGATGGGAACGGGCGCTCTGAGCGGAGTGTTGGCAGCATCGGGTGTGGGTCTGGTAGGAATCATTGCAGGAAATGCAGCAATTTCAATGGCTGGAAATGCTGCCAATCAAATTGTAAGCAACAAAGGCTTATCTAATTTTAATGCTGGAGATATGGCCCTTGATGGGGTAGTCGGCGGCGCTTCCGGTGCGCTTGGCGGCGCTGGAAAAGGTTCCAAAAACTTAATGAATCTAGGAAAGCAAACAGTAAAACGAACGGTTAATACTTTAGAACATAGCGGCGTAAAAGCTGCTGTTAAAAACTTGCCTAAAGTTGCCAGTTATTACGCGAAAAGCTCGAATTACTTTTATACAGATCTAAGAGCGAGCTTTAAGAAAGATCTTATCATGTCGTCGATGAGCTCCATATCAACTTCTGACAAGGTAAAGCAACAATATCAATCTATGCTAGGATGGTAA